Proteins from one Terriglobia bacterium genomic window:
- a CDS encoding peptidoglycan-binding domain-containing protein encodes MTGISPNPRLLVRWALSIFAALLLIPGLPLTAKQKQRSHAAHRRSRSSKATRRYKQVHIQPERVREIQEALAKAGVYHDEPSGQWDTATRDAMREFQKQNGFSPTGLPEAKPLLLLGLGPHPLPPGLAPSPASDPEASSESHRSATETDEAAAAPATK; translated from the coding sequence ATGACCGGAATTTCCCCCAACCCGCGTCTGCTGGTCCGTTGGGCGCTCTCTATCTTTGCGGCGCTATTGCTTATCCCTGGTCTGCCGCTGACTGCAAAACAGAAGCAGCGATCTCATGCGGCGCACCGGCGAAGCCGGAGCTCGAAGGCCACTCGCCGGTACAAGCAGGTCCATATCCAGCCTGAAAGGGTGCGGGAAATTCAGGAAGCTTTGGCCAAAGCCGGCGTCTATCACGATGAGCCCAGCGGCCAGTGGGACACCGCAACCCGCGACGCTATGCGTGAGTTCCAGAAACAGAATGGGTTCTCTCCAACAGGCCTTCCAGAAGCAAAGCCTCTACTGCTTCTCGGGTTGGGGCCGCACCCCTTGCCGCCAGGACTCGCACCTTCGCCTGCATCGGACCCCGAGGCCAGCTCTGAAAGCCATCGCAGCGCCACGGAAACTGATGAGGCTGCCGCTGCCCCAGCGACAAAATGA
- a CDS encoding lipid-binding SYLF domain-containing protein, translating into MKIRFLTAALILAATAVPALAASGRQQDVDRIRSSRFAFEDIMNAPDRGIPQELLGSAKCIAIIPGEKSAAFVFGGSYGRGLVTCLAGDHWSAPAFLLVSGGSFGFQIGGSSTDLVMIFRNRGGMDRLLSDKFKVGADASAAAGPVGRRAAAATDVEMHAEILTYSRSRGVFAGVSLNGAVVKPDRDADIAMYGADIEPASILGGHVEVPAEAAGLINVIARDVREAGGK; encoded by the coding sequence ATGAAGATACGCTTTCTTACGGCTGCGCTGATTCTAGCTGCCACTGCTGTCCCAGCCCTGGCCGCATCCGGCCGCCAGCAGGATGTCGATCGCATCCGCAGCTCCAGATTCGCTTTTGAAGACATCATGAATGCGCCGGACAGGGGCATCCCGCAGGAGTTGCTGGGTTCTGCCAAATGCATCGCAATTATTCCTGGAGAAAAAAGCGCCGCGTTCGTATTTGGCGGAAGCTACGGAAGGGGCCTGGTGACGTGCCTGGCAGGCGACCACTGGAGCGCTCCTGCGTTCCTGTTGGTGAGCGGCGGCAGTTTCGGGTTCCAGATCGGCGGGTCATCCACCGACCTCGTAATGATCTTCAGAAACCGCGGCGGCATGGACCGGCTGCTGAGCGACAAGTTTAAGGTGGGCGCTGATGCCAGCGCCGCGGCGGGCCCGGTGGGAAGGCGCGCTGCGGCAGCCACGGACGTCGAGATGCACGCGGAAATTCTGACCTACTCGCGCAGCCGGGGGGTCTTTGCCGGCGTCAGTCTCAACGGCGCAGTCGTAAAGCCAGACAGGGACGCAGACATCGCCATGTATGGCGCCGATATTGAACCGGCTTCTATCCTGGGCGGACACGTGGAGGTCCCTGCGGAAGCGGCGGGCCTCATCAATGTGATAGCCCGCGACGTCCGCGAGGCCGGAGGCAAATAG